The genomic region CATCAGCCGTTTATGTGTCCTGATTTCAAACTGCTCACGAGACTTTTTGTCCACATGGGGAGAGCGGAGCACCGTCCAGCGATTGATCCTGGTCGGAAGCGGAATGGGGCCGGACACCTTGGCTCCCGTTCGCTTTGCCGTATCCATAATTTCTACCGCAGACTGGTCGAGCAGCCGGTGGTCGTATCCTTTTAATCGTATTCTGATCTTCTGTGTCACGTGCGTTTCCTTCCCCAAATTAGTACGGGCGAATTTTCCCTACACTCCTACTCAATTA from Nitrospirota bacterium harbors:
- the rpsJ gene encoding 30S ribosomal protein S10, producing the protein MTQKIRIRLKGYDHRLLDQSAVEIMDTAKRTGAKVSGPIPLPTRINRWTVLRSPHVDKKSREQFEIRTHKRLMDILDPTPQTVDALMKLDLAAGVDVEIKL